From the Candidatus Abyssobacteria bacterium SURF_5 genome, one window contains:
- a CDS encoding VCBS repeat-containing protein has product MSTNATRTHLVPHAVFSAALAMMMMAAIPALAQSEQVQTDWSGGPGASGPLIQWESQFQNSLDISWRSIEGQLVLSAVEREDPIQDIIAGNAGMPSSVGAGDVNGDGRADILSTDAVYDVLRRKGAVYWWENLASGNWAGRLVSGDFWGAYYVDSADVDGDGDLDVIAAAYYGIADPAPPPPPERNGRFAWFENLQGDGSAWSQHVVGEMFWGANYIDAADIDGDGDVDLIGSAEIARGIYEKDGDVIWFENLDGEGDIWAEHAVIEEFDHALRAKAADIDSDGDIDIVAARSGDLSWWENVSGDGLLWAKQPIFVDEDGAGYFDTGDIDNDGDMDILGTSYNAQFLFWWENIDGAGDLWQTRIIAGLTNVWDLDVADLDGDGDLDALLCRNDILPLALTSLWAENPLGEGPVWSFHFLKNDLPGRTWVAPADADADGKLDAVLAFEDVYREEIEQLSWFNLTQFKSSGGLLSSVLDGGAEPAWSAFSWDATVAADTSLEVQVRASSDSANLGPFVSVPYSGCALANLIDPNARYLQYRLLLSSSNSSVSPVVREVKIGPGAPQLALSPPVPGLAGTTNTITATWPEAGDLIYFAYSLIPGSTILPGPCPGVELGLGDPQLLGSAAVSGEGDATLSASVPMAADGRTVYLQAIEASSCTVSNVVMHTFD; this is encoded by the coding sequence ATGTCTACGAACGCGACGCGAACACACCTGGTTCCTCATGCCGTCTTTTCAGCCGCTCTCGCGATGATGATGATGGCGGCAATACCGGCTCTTGCCCAGTCCGAGCAGGTCCAGACCGACTGGTCGGGCGGTCCGGGCGCCTCCGGCCCCCTCATCCAGTGGGAAAGCCAGTTTCAGAATTCACTCGACATTTCCTGGCGCTCAATCGAAGGCCAGCTCGTCCTTTCGGCAGTTGAAAGGGAAGACCCGATTCAGGACATTATCGCAGGCAACGCCGGCATGCCCAGCTCGGTGGGGGCAGGCGATGTAAATGGCGATGGCCGGGCAGACATTCTGAGCACTGATGCCGTGTACGACGTGCTTCGCCGGAAAGGGGCTGTCTATTGGTGGGAAAATCTGGCTTCGGGCAACTGGGCCGGGCGCCTTGTCTCGGGTGATTTCTGGGGAGCTTATTATGTCGACAGTGCGGACGTAGACGGCGATGGCGACCTCGACGTGATCGCCGCCGCCTATTATGGAATCGCTGACCCGGCCCCGCCGCCACCCCCGGAGCGCAACGGCCGGTTCGCATGGTTCGAGAACCTGCAGGGTGACGGCTCGGCTTGGTCTCAACACGTCGTCGGCGAGATGTTCTGGGGAGCCAATTATATAGATGCGGCCGATATTGACGGCGACGGTGATGTCGACCTCATAGGATCCGCAGAAATCGCACGCGGCATATACGAGAAGGATGGAGATGTGATCTGGTTTGAGAATCTTGACGGTGAAGGCGATATTTGGGCTGAACACGCAGTCATCGAGGAATTCGACCACGCGCTTCGGGCCAAAGCGGCCGATATCGACAGCGACGGAGACATAGACATAGTCGCCGCCAGAAGCGGCGACCTTTCCTGGTGGGAGAATGTCAGCGGCGACGGCTTGCTCTGGGCGAAACAGCCGATCTTTGTGGATGAAGATGGTGCCGGCTACTTCGATACAGGCGATATCGACAACGATGGCGACATGGATATTCTGGGCACCAGTTATAATGCGCAGTTCCTTTTCTGGTGGGAAAATATTGATGGAGCAGGCGATTTGTGGCAAACGCGCATAATTGCCGGCCTCACGAACGTATGGGATCTCGATGTGGCGGATCTGGATGGAGACGGCGACCTGGATGCGCTTCTGTGTCGAAATGACATCCTCCCGCTGGCGCTCACGTCTCTTTGGGCCGAGAATCCTCTGGGCGAGGGACCTGTGTGGTCGTTTCATTTTCTTAAAAATGACCTGCCCGGGCGCACTTGGGTCGCTCCCGCTGATGCCGATGCCGACGGCAAACTCGATGCCGTTCTGGCATTCGAGGATGTCTACCGGGAAGAGATCGAGCAGCTCTCATGGTTTAATCTGACGCAGTTCAAATCAAGCGGCGGGCTCCTCAGTTCCGTCCTTGATGGCGGAGCAGAACCGGCATGGAGCGCGTTCTCCTGGGATGCTACGGTCGCGGCGGATACATCTCTGGAGGTGCAGGTGCGGGCATCAAGCGATTCTGCCAATCTGGGTCCGTTCGTTTCGGTCCCGTATTCGGGATGCGCCCTCGCGAATCTTATCGATCCAAACGCTCGTTACCTGCAATACCGGCTCCTGCTGTCGAGCAGCAATTCCTCGGTTTCTCCCGTCGTTCGTGAGGTGAAAATTGGACCCGGAGCGCCCCAACTGGCGCTTTCGCCTCCGGTTCCCGGTCTTGCAGGGACCACGAACACCATCACCGCCACTTGGCCGGAAGCTGGCGACCTGATTTACTTCGCGTATTCCCTCATTCCCGGCTCCACGATCCTCCCCGGCCCGTGTCCAGGAGTCGAACTCGGGCTCGGTGATCCGCAACTATTAGGATCTGCGGCCGTCAGTGGGGAAGGTGACGCGACTCTTTCAGCTTCCGTCCCCATGGCGGCGGACGGGCGGACGGTATATCTGCAAGCCATCGAAGCAAGCTCGTGCACTGTGAGTAATGTGGTGATGCACACGTTCGATTAA